The genomic region TCCGCTTTTAATATTATGCACCTCGAACCGCAGGCTATCAATTCCACGCCAAAAGAAATCATATCCGACATCGAGATTATCTCTAAGGAGGCTACCACAAATCAGGGTGAAAGTTGTGATACTTTTCAAACCACTGCCCTCAATGCCAGCAGCGGACAACGCCGCCTCTACATCGAGAGTTATGGCTGCCAGATGAATTTTTCGGATAGCGAAATTGTCGCTTCTATTATGGCAAAAGAGGGGTTTGGCACTACCAATACACCCGAAGATGCCGATTTGATTTTTCTCAATACCTGTTCTATTCGCGAAAAAGCCGAACAGACAGTACGCAATCGCCTTCAACATCTCAATACGCTGAAAAAGAAAAAACCAGACTTGATGGTAGGTATTTTGGGCTGCATGGCAGAAAGGCTCAAACACAAATTTTTGGAGGAGGAAAAGATTGTAGATTTGGTAGCGGGACCTGATGCCTATCGCGACCTGCCTGCCTTAGTGGGTAGTGTAGATGAAGGCGCGAAGGCGATTAACGTATTGCTTTCACGCGAGGAAACCTACGGCGATATTGCACCTATTCGCCTCAATTCTAATGGGTTATCGGCTTTTGTTTCTATCATGCGCGGCTGTGATAATATGTGTTCTTTCTGTGTTGTGCCTTTCACACGCGGCAGGGAGCGCAGCCGTTCTGCCGATTCGATTGCTGCCGAAATTAGAGATTTGGTAGCACAAGGCTACAAAGAAGTTACCCTTTTGGGGCAGAATGTAGATTCCTACCACTGGACAAATCAGCCGCGCAAGACCAAAAAAGAGGACATGACCGAACCTTTGCGCAGCGTTAATTTCGCCAATCTTTTAGAAATGGTAGCACAAATTAGCCCTGATTTG from Hugenholtzia roseola DSM 9546 harbors:
- the miaB gene encoding tRNA (N6-isopentenyl adenosine(37)-C2)-methylthiotransferase MiaB, with protein sequence MHLEPQAINSTPKEIISDIEIISKEATTNQGESCDTFQTTALNASSGQRRLYIESYGCQMNFSDSEIVASIMAKEGFGTTNTPEDADLIFLNTCSIREKAEQTVRNRLQHLNTLKKKKPDLMVGILGCMAERLKHKFLEEEKIVDLVAGPDAYRDLPALVGSVDEGAKAINVLLSREETYGDIAPIRLNSNGLSAFVSIMRGCDNMCSFCVVPFTRGRERSRSADSIAAEIRDLVAQGYKEVTLLGQNVDSYHWTNQPRKTKKEDMTEPLRSVNFANLLEMVAQISPDLRVRFSTSHPKDMTDEVLEVIAKYENVCNYIHLPVQSGSSRILKLMNRTYDREWYMDRVRAIRRIIGQDCGISSDVITGFCTETEEDHRETLSLMEWVEYDYSYMFFYSERPGTLAAKKYLDDVPEEIKKKRLQEVIDLQNKLSLARNRAMVGKTYKVLIEGVSKRSQEHLHGRTSSNKVVIFPKENYQKGQYVEVQIEDCTSATLFGKVVALS